From a single Paraburkholderia edwinii genomic region:
- the urtA gene encoding urea ABC transporter substrate-binding protein has product MAVDDRFEDPAAGFEAADAAAAAAQAPSPLRRRLLGGLAAAPLAALGLPGMSFAQGAPTAKVNTTGLAVTDTTVTVGQLHSATGTMAISETGSLQAERLAIEQINAMGGVLGRKIQIIQEDGASDWPTFAEKSKKLLENDHVAAVFGCWTSASRKAVLPVFEKDNGLLYYPTFYEGLEQSKNVFYTGQEATQQILWALDWASNTKKAKTFFLVGSDYIWPRTSNKIARRHIEQHLHAKVVGEEYYPLGTTEFNSLMNKIKLARPDCIFATVVGGSNVAFYKQLKAAGITPQKQFLLTLSVTEDEVLGIGGENFAGFFSSMKYFESLTNDNNKKFVAAFKARYGQHAVIGDVTQAAYLGPWIWKAACERAGSFDVDKVVAASPNIELNNAPQGYAKVDANHHLWSRSLIGEGQADGQFKVVAQSDAPIKPDPFPKGYM; this is encoded by the coding sequence ATGGCCGTAGACGATCGATTCGAAGACCCCGCAGCCGGATTCGAGGCAGCAGATGCAGCTGCCGCTGCGGCGCAAGCGCCTTCGCCGCTGCGCCGGCGCCTGCTGGGCGGCCTCGCCGCGGCGCCGCTGGCCGCGCTCGGTTTGCCGGGCATGTCGTTCGCGCAAGGGGCGCCGACCGCGAAGGTCAACACGACGGGTCTCGCGGTGACCGATACCACCGTGACGGTCGGGCAGCTGCACTCGGCTACCGGCACGATGGCGATTTCCGAGACCGGTTCGCTGCAGGCCGAACGCCTTGCCATCGAGCAGATCAACGCAATGGGCGGGGTGCTCGGCCGCAAGATCCAGATCATTCAGGAAGACGGCGCATCTGACTGGCCGACCTTCGCCGAGAAGTCGAAGAAGCTGCTCGAAAACGATCACGTCGCGGCGGTGTTCGGCTGCTGGACCTCCGCTTCACGCAAGGCCGTGCTGCCGGTATTTGAGAAGGATAACGGCCTGTTGTACTACCCGACCTTCTACGAAGGGCTCGAGCAGTCGAAGAACGTGTTCTATACCGGCCAGGAAGCCACCCAGCAGATTCTGTGGGCACTCGACTGGGCATCGAACACGAAGAAGGCGAAGACGTTCTTCCTCGTCGGTTCCGACTACATCTGGCCGCGTACGTCGAACAAGATCGCGCGCCGCCATATCGAGCAGCATCTGCATGCGAAGGTGGTCGGCGAAGAGTACTACCCGCTCGGCACCACCGAGTTCAACTCGCTGATGAACAAGATCAAGCTGGCGCGCCCGGACTGTATTTTCGCGACCGTGGTGGGCGGCTCGAACGTGGCGTTTTACAAACAGCTGAAGGCCGCGGGTATCACGCCGCAGAAGCAGTTCCTGCTGACGTTGTCGGTTACCGAAGACGAAGTGCTCGGCATCGGCGGCGAAAACTTCGCGGGCTTCTTCTCGTCGATGAAGTATTTCGAATCGCTGACCAACGACAACAACAAGAAATTCGTGGCCGCCTTCAAGGCCAGGTATGGCCAGCACGCGGTGATCGGCGACGTCACGCAGGCGGCCTATCTCGGCCCATGGATCTGGAAGGCCGCTTGCGAGCGCGCCGGCAGCTTCGACGTCGACAAGGTCGTGGCCGCGTCGCCCAACATCGAACTGAACAACGCGCCGCAAGGCTACGCGAAGGTCGATGCGAACCACCACCTGTGGAGCCGCTCGCTGATCGGCGAGGGCCAGGCCGACGGCCAGTTCAAGGTGGTCGCGCAATCGGATGCGCCGATCAAGCCGGATCCGTTCCCGAAAGGCTACATGTAA
- the urtC gene encoding urea ABC transporter permease subunit UrtC, which produces MEPLNPSAGPVAARGKSPAAPVGWRALAARIEASGYGGIVLLALLILIVFPLALDAFRLNLMGKYLTYAFVAIGLVIAWGYGGVLSLGQGVFFGLGGYAMAMFLKLEASNPIATKTQTTPGIPDFMDWNQVTALPFWWKPFHSLPFAILAALVVPAAVALIVSYPMFRRRVGGVYFAIITQAIALILSVLIIGQQGFTGGVNGITDLRTLLGWDIRTDQAKLILYFVNAVLLLAALIGCRWIQRSKLGTLLLAMRDKEDRVRFSGYDVSMFKVFAFCVAALLAAIGGAMFTLQVGFMSPSFVGIVPSIEMVIYAAVGGRMSLVGAVYGAILVNLGKTWFSESFPNLWLYLMAAMFIGVVMAFPNGLAGLYEQHVRTRVQRALRGAAYKRGAGDEQ; this is translated from the coding sequence ATGGAACCTCTGAATCCCTCTGCCGGGCCGGTCGCGGCCCGCGGCAAATCACCCGCCGCGCCGGTCGGCTGGCGCGCGCTTGCCGCGCGCATCGAGGCATCCGGATACGGCGGCATCGTGCTGCTCGCACTGCTGATCCTGATCGTCTTCCCGCTCGCACTCGACGCGTTCCGTTTGAACCTGATGGGTAAGTACCTGACGTACGCGTTCGTTGCGATCGGTCTCGTGATCGCATGGGGCTACGGCGGCGTGCTGAGTCTCGGCCAGGGGGTGTTTTTCGGGCTTGGCGGCTATGCGATGGCCATGTTTCTGAAGCTCGAGGCATCCAATCCGATTGCCACGAAAACGCAGACCACGCCGGGCATTCCCGACTTCATGGACTGGAACCAGGTCACCGCGCTGCCGTTCTGGTGGAAGCCGTTTCATTCGTTGCCGTTCGCGATACTCGCTGCGCTGGTCGTGCCGGCTGCGGTTGCGCTGATCGTCAGTTATCCGATGTTCAGGCGGCGCGTCGGCGGCGTGTACTTCGCGATTATCACGCAGGCCATTGCGTTGATCCTGTCAGTGCTGATCATCGGCCAGCAGGGTTTCACCGGAGGTGTAAACGGCATTACCGATCTGCGCACGCTGCTCGGCTGGGACATCCGTACCGACCAGGCAAAACTGATTCTGTATTTCGTCAACGCGGTGCTGCTGCTGGCGGCGCTGATCGGCTGCCGCTGGATTCAGCGCAGCAAGCTCGGCACGCTGCTGCTCGCCATGCGCGACAAGGAAGACCGGGTGCGCTTTTCCGGTTACGACGTGTCGATGTTCAAGGTCTTCGCGTTCTGCGTGGCGGCGCTGCTCGCGGCGATCGGCGGCGCGATGTTCACGCTGCAGGTCGGCTTTATGTCGCCTTCGTTTGTCGGCATCGTGCCGTCGATCGAGATGGTGATCTATGCGGCGGTCGGCGGGCGCATGTCGCTGGTGGGCGCTGTGTATGGGGCGATTCTGGTCAACCTCGGCAAGACGTGGTTTTCCGAAAGTTTTCCGAACCTGTGGCTGTATCTGATGGCCGCGATGTTTATCGGCGTCGTGATGGCGTTCCCGAACGGACTGGCCGGACTGTATGAGCAGCATGTGCGCACGCGCGTGCAAAGGGCGCTGCGTGGCGCTGCCTACAAGAGGGGGGCGGGCGATGAGCAATAG
- a CDS encoding hybrid sensor histidine kinase/response regulator yields the protein MGQTHQTAALPATTQRIVKIRRDYNAWVGDETLEDYALRFTPRSFRRWSEFRVANTAIGAVSFLALEAIGGALVVNYGFANAICAIAAVSVLIFLTSLPISYYAARYGVDMDLLTRGAGFGYIGSTLTSLLYASFTFIFFALEAAIMSLALQLYFHISIDIAYVISSLAVIPVVMFGITLINRLQSWTQPLWLVLFVLPYAAVLWHSPGLLIDWTTFAGLAPGGHEFSVIAFGQACTVVFALIVQVGEQVDYLRFLPPLDAHNRRRWWIALLTAGPGWIVPGALKMLGGAFLAFVAIQHEIDVGHAAQPTQMYLIAYHHLLDPLGLAAWALPAMTLFVIVSQLKINVTNAYAGSLAWSNFFARLTHSHPGRVVWLVFNVLIALLLVEMGVFEAIGKVLSLYANIAIAWIGAVFADLVVNKPLGYSPRHIEFKRAHLYDVNPVGVGAMLIAAVVAAFAHVGMLGVLAQAMSSYIAFGVAFVCAPAIAIATRGRFYLAREAQAPDGHETRRCVICENDFEPDDTAHCPAYGGTICSLCCSLDSRCNDRCKPHARFGAQLNDAMHRVFPGAALGPTTLRLARYLSLVAVMLALLGVVLYLVWSQSTRSLAPFDTPAWKELAHSYVTIFFALSLIGCIGAWWLVLERENRRVTQEESQRQTELLMFEIDAHQKTDAALKRATEAAKSANQAKSRYVTGLSHELRTPLNSILGYAHLLLQARDEIPAARHHAIQTIQRSGEHLLALVDGLLDVARIEAGKLQLNVTRVPLPDFIEHLAAMLRPQAAEKMLIFDVQTVGRLPGIVRSDEKCMRQILINLIGNAIRFTSTGSVTLRVSHAWDTVTFEVSDTGPGIAPADIERLFMPFERGHAARDHDHGAGLGLTICQLLTQALGGSLEVDSAPGRGTRFVVKLFAPEVHVVQDAPAVTDGIGGYRGARRTVLVVDDLPEQRAVVAQVLAPLGFSVAEAGSGPDALRWLGIHAADAIIMDISMPDMDGYETSRLIRDSQLSRAPIMLLSANAFADDRERATAIGCDDYLVKPLQVALLLEKLARLLQIEWIVTHENTAAPAGAPEPPAVTQVRTALPRALRDALDALLEMGYVQGIVEQLDKATLQWPQLTDEFASLRALAQRFELAEFARRLALLSDDSDG from the coding sequence ATGGGCCAGACGCACCAGACCGCAGCGCTGCCCGCCACGACACAGCGCATCGTCAAGATCCGGCGCGATTACAACGCATGGGTCGGCGACGAAACACTCGAGGACTACGCGTTACGTTTCACGCCCCGCTCGTTCAGGCGCTGGTCCGAATTCCGCGTGGCCAACACCGCGATCGGCGCCGTGTCGTTTCTCGCGCTGGAGGCGATCGGCGGCGCACTCGTGGTCAATTACGGTTTCGCCAACGCGATCTGTGCGATTGCGGCAGTGTCGGTGCTGATCTTTTTGACGAGCCTGCCGATCAGCTACTATGCAGCGCGCTATGGCGTCGATATGGACCTGCTGACTCGCGGCGCGGGCTTCGGCTATATCGGCTCGACGCTAACGTCGCTGCTGTATGCGAGCTTCACGTTTATCTTTTTCGCGCTCGAGGCGGCGATCATGTCGCTCGCGCTGCAGCTGTACTTTCACATCTCGATCGACATCGCGTATGTGATCAGCTCGCTGGCGGTGATTCCAGTCGTGATGTTCGGCATCACGCTGATCAACCGTTTGCAGAGCTGGACCCAGCCGCTGTGGCTGGTGCTGTTCGTGCTGCCGTATGCGGCGGTGTTATGGCATAGCCCCGGCCTGCTCATCGACTGGACCACTTTCGCCGGTCTCGCGCCGGGCGGTCACGAATTCAGCGTGATCGCCTTCGGGCAGGCGTGCACCGTTGTGTTCGCCTTGATCGTGCAGGTTGGCGAGCAGGTCGACTATCTGCGCTTTCTGCCGCCGCTCGATGCACACAACAGGCGGCGCTGGTGGATCGCGTTGTTGACGGCGGGCCCCGGCTGGATCGTGCCCGGCGCGCTGAAAATGCTCGGCGGCGCATTTCTCGCCTTCGTCGCGATCCAGCACGAAATCGACGTCGGGCATGCGGCGCAGCCCACGCAGATGTATCTGATCGCGTATCACCATCTGCTCGATCCACTCGGACTCGCAGCGTGGGCACTGCCGGCGATGACGCTGTTCGTGATCGTGTCCCAGCTGAAAATCAACGTGACCAACGCCTATGCGGGTTCGCTCGCATGGTCGAATTTTTTCGCACGCCTCACCCACAGCCACCCGGGCCGCGTCGTCTGGCTCGTATTCAACGTGCTGATCGCACTGCTGCTGGTCGAAATGGGCGTGTTCGAAGCGATCGGCAAAGTGCTGTCGCTCTACGCGAACATCGCGATTGCATGGATCGGCGCGGTATTCGCGGATCTGGTCGTCAACAAGCCGCTCGGCTATAGCCCGCGGCATATCGAGTTCAAACGCGCGCACCTGTACGACGTGAATCCGGTCGGGGTCGGCGCGATGCTGATCGCCGCAGTGGTGGCCGCGTTTGCGCACGTCGGCATGCTCGGCGTGCTGGCGCAGGCAATGTCTTCGTATATCGCATTCGGCGTGGCGTTCGTATGCGCACCGGCGATCGCGATCGCGACTCGCGGCCGCTTTTACCTGGCACGCGAAGCGCAAGCGCCCGATGGTCACGAGACACGGCGCTGCGTGATTTGCGAGAACGACTTCGAACCCGACGACACCGCGCATTGCCCCGCCTACGGCGGCACGATCTGCTCGCTGTGCTGCTCGCTCGACTCGCGCTGCAACGACCGCTGCAAACCGCACGCGCGCTTCGGCGCGCAGTTGAACGACGCGATGCACCGTGTTTTTCCGGGCGCGGCGCTCGGGCCGACCACCTTGCGGCTTGCGCGCTACCTGAGCCTGGTCGCGGTCATGCTCGCGCTGCTCGGCGTGGTGCTTTATCTGGTGTGGTCGCAAAGCACCCGTTCTCTCGCGCCATTCGACACGCCCGCGTGGAAGGAACTCGCGCACAGTTATGTGACGATCTTTTTCGCGCTGTCGCTGATCGGCTGCATCGGCGCCTGGTGGCTGGTGCTCGAACGCGAAAACCGGCGCGTCACGCAGGAGGAATCGCAGCGCCAGACCGAATTGCTGATGTTCGAGATCGATGCACACCAGAAAACCGATGCGGCACTCAAACGCGCCACCGAGGCGGCAAAGTCGGCCAACCAGGCGAAAAGCCGCTACGTGACGGGCTTGAGCCACGAGCTGCGCACGCCGCTCAATAGCATCCTCGGCTATGCGCATTTGCTGCTGCAGGCGCGCGACGAAATTCCGGCCGCGCGCCATCATGCGATCCAGACCATCCAGCGCAGCGGCGAACATCTGCTCGCCCTGGTGGACGGCCTATTGGACGTGGCGCGCATCGAAGCCGGCAAACTGCAGCTGAACGTGACCAGAGTGCCGTTGCCGGATTTCATCGAACATCTTGCCGCGATGCTGCGCCCGCAGGCCGCTGAGAAGATGCTGATCTTCGATGTCCAGACCGTAGGCCGCCTCCCGGGCATCGTCCGCTCCGACGAGAAATGCATGCGGCAGATCCTGATCAACCTGATCGGCAACGCGATACGCTTCACGTCGACAGGTTCCGTGACGCTGCGTGTAAGCCATGCGTGGGACACCGTTACCTTTGAAGTGAGCGACACCGGGCCCGGCATCGCGCCTGCCGATATCGAACGGCTTTTCATGCCGTTCGAACGCGGCCATGCCGCGCGCGACCACGACCATGGCGCCGGGCTCGGGCTCACGATCTGCCAGTTGCTGACGCAGGCGCTCGGCGGCAGCCTCGAAGTGGACAGCGCGCCCGGCCGCGGCACGCGTTTCGTCGTCAAGCTGTTCGCGCCGGAAGTGCATGTGGTGCAAGATGCGCCCGCCGTCACCGATGGCATCGGCGGCTATCGCGGCGCACGCCGCACGGTGCTGGTTGTCGACGACCTGCCCGAACAGCGCGCAGTCGTCGCCCAGGTGCTGGCGCCGCTCGGCTTTTCGGTCGCAGAGGCCGGCAGCGGCCCCGATGCGTTGCGCTGGCTCGGCATTCATGCAGCGGATGCGATCATCATGGACATCTCGATGCCCGACATGGATGGCTACGAAACCAGCCGACTGATTCGCGATAGTCAGCTAAGCCGCGCGCCGATCATGCTGCTGTCGGCCAACGCTTTCGCCGACGATCGCGAACGCGCCACCGCGATCGGCTGCGACGACTATCTGGTGAAGCCGCTGCAGGTCGCGTTGCTGCTCGAAAAGCTCGCCCGGCTGCTGCAAATCGAATGGATCGTCACGCACGAAAACACCGCCGCGCCCGCGGGTGCGCCGGAGCCGCCTGCGGTGACACAGGTACGGACCGCGTTACCGCGCGCCTTGCGCGATGCGCTCGACGCGCTGCTCGAAATGGGCTACGTGCAAGGGATCGTCGAACAGCTCGACAAGGCTACGCTGCAGTGGCCGCAGTTGACCGACGAATTTGCATCGCTGCGCGCCCTTGCGCAGCGTTTCGAACTGGCTGAATTCGCACGCCGGCTCGCCCTACTCTCTGACGACTCCGATGGCTGA
- the urtE gene encoding urea ABC transporter ATP-binding subunit UrtE, translated as MLQVDDLVVSYGQSEVLHGIGFNVASKETVAVMGRNGMGKTTLFKTLIGILPSRRGSVRVGGVDVTGEESYRRVAKGIGYVPQGRQIFSTLTVEENIRTGLENAGSKQVPDEIYALFPVLFDMRKRKGGNLSGGQQQQLAIARALVTDPKVLLLDEPTEGIQPSVIKDIAKALNEIRKTRDIAILVSEQVLSFALDVADRLFVIEGGRFVHQSTRDAGDSERIREYLSV; from the coding sequence ATGCTGCAAGTCGACGATCTGGTGGTGAGCTACGGGCAAAGCGAGGTGCTGCATGGCATCGGCTTTAACGTGGCGAGCAAGGAAACCGTGGCGGTGATGGGCCGCAACGGCATGGGCAAGACCACGCTGTTCAAGACGCTGATCGGCATCCTGCCGTCGCGGCGCGGCTCGGTGCGGGTCGGCGGTGTGGATGTGACCGGCGAGGAAAGCTACCGCCGCGTGGCGAAGGGCATTGGCTATGTGCCGCAAGGACGGCAGATTTTTTCGACGCTGACCGTCGAGGAGAACATTCGGACGGGTCTGGAGAATGCCGGCAGCAAGCAGGTGCCCGACGAAATCTACGCGCTGTTCCCAGTGCTGTTCGATATGCGCAAGCGCAAGGGCGGCAACCTGTCCGGCGGGCAGCAGCAACAGTTGGCGATCGCGCGGGCACTGGTGACCGATCCGAAAGTGCTGCTGCTCGACGAGCCGACCGAAGGCATCCAGCCCTCGGTAATCAAGGACATCGCCAAAGCACTGAACGAAATCCGCAAGACGCGCGACATCGCGATTCTGGTATCCGAACAGGTGCTGAGTTTCGCGCTCGACGTAGCCGACCGGCTGTTCGTCATCGAAGGCGGGCGCTTCGTGCATCAGAGCACGCGCGATGCCGGCGACAGCGAACGGATTCGCGAATACCTGTCTGTCTGA
- the urtD gene encoding urea ABC transporter ATP-binding protein UrtD, with amino-acid sequence MSNSDFLLAIEDLSVSFDGFKAIDSLNLYLERGELRVVIGPNGAGKTTLLDLICGKTRETAGSIKFRNEEITSLAEFRRVRKGIGRKFQTPSIYENLSVAQNLEVSFPRGRSVFGALAYRQDTEVANRVQSVADEIGLAASLDLEAGLLSHGQKQWLEIGMLLMQEPELLMLDEPIAGMSVREREVTAELLDRICENRSMIVIEHDMAFVERIAHKVTVMHQGKILAEGPMAQVQADPRVIDVYLGH; translated from the coding sequence ATGAGCAATAGCGATTTCCTGCTGGCGATCGAAGACCTGAGCGTGTCGTTCGACGGCTTCAAGGCGATCGATTCGCTGAACCTGTACCTGGAGCGCGGTGAACTGCGCGTGGTGATCGGACCGAACGGTGCGGGCAAGACCACGCTGCTGGACCTGATCTGCGGCAAGACGCGCGAAACCGCGGGCAGCATCAAGTTTCGCAACGAAGAGATCACGAGCCTCGCGGAATTTCGCCGCGTGCGCAAAGGCATCGGCCGCAAATTCCAGACGCCGTCGATTTACGAAAACCTCAGTGTCGCGCAGAACCTCGAGGTGTCGTTTCCGCGCGGGCGCAGCGTGTTCGGCGCGCTGGCGTACCGGCAGGACACCGAGGTGGCCAATCGCGTGCAGTCGGTGGCCGACGAGATTGGCCTTGCCGCATCGCTCGATCTGGAAGCAGGTTTGCTGTCGCACGGGCAAAAGCAATGGCTCGAGATTGGCATGCTGCTCATGCAGGAACCGGAACTGCTGATGCTCGACGAACCGATCGCCGGCATGAGCGTGCGCGAGCGCGAGGTGACAGCCGAACTGCTCGATCGCATTTGCGAGAACCGCTCGATGATCGTGATCGAGCATGACATGGCCTTCGTCGAACGCATTGCGCACAAGGTGACCGTGATGCATCAGGGCAAGATTCTCGCGGAAGGGCCGATGGCACAGGTGCAGGCCGACCCGCGCGTGATCGACGTTTATCTCGGGCATTGA
- a CDS encoding FmdB family zinc ribbon protein, with amino-acid sequence MPVYDFQCASCGPFAVMRSVAARDLPLHCPDCGASASRLISAPALALMAGAQRNAHATNERAAHEPRQTSGGAARHPSGCGCCSGSRISLAGASGGGTQRDGLKRPAGSSRPWMISH; translated from the coding sequence ATGCCGGTTTACGACTTTCAATGCGCGAGCTGCGGCCCGTTCGCCGTGATGCGTAGCGTCGCCGCGCGCGATCTGCCGTTGCATTGCCCCGATTGCGGTGCCAGTGCGTCGCGCCTGATCAGCGCGCCGGCGCTCGCGCTGATGGCGGGCGCACAGCGCAATGCTCACGCGACCAACGAACGGGCCGCGCATGAGCCGCGCCAGACGAGCGGCGGTGCGGCGCGCCATCCATCGGGTTGCGGCTGCTGCAGCGGTTCGCGCATCTCGTTGGCGGGTGCGAGCGGCGGCGGCACGCAGCGAGATGGGCTCAAGCGCCCAGCGGGTAGCAGCCGCCCATGGATGATCAGCCATTGA
- the fmdA gene encoding formamidase, with product MPDTLIKVDLKQSAYENENVHNRWHPDIPMACWVNPGDDFILETYDWTGGFIKNDDCADDVRDIDLSIVHFLSGPVGVKGAEPGDLLVVDLLDVGARPDSQWGFNGFFAKSNGGGFLTDHFPHAQKSIWDFHGLYTSSRHVPGVNFAGLIHPGLIGCLPDPKMLETWNAREAALIATEPTRVPPLANPPFAATAHMGKLAGDAKAQAAAHGARTVPPREHGGNCDIKDLSRGSKVYFPVYVDGAGLSVGDLHFSQGDGEITFCGAIEMAGWVHMRVNLIKGGVEKYGIRNPVFKPSPITPNYNDYLIFEGISVDESGKQHYLDVHIAYRQACLNAIEYLKKFGYSGAQAYALLGTAPVQGHISGVVDIPNACATLWLPTQIFDFDIRPNAQGPIKHVPGGVDVPLSYDLARS from the coding sequence ATGCCCGATACCCTGATCAAGGTCGACCTGAAGCAGTCTGCTTACGAAAACGAAAACGTCCACAACCGCTGGCACCCGGACATTCCGATGGCCTGCTGGGTCAATCCGGGCGACGATTTCATTCTGGAAACCTATGACTGGACCGGCGGCTTTATCAAGAACGACGACTGCGCCGACGACGTGCGCGATATCGATCTGTCGATCGTGCACTTCCTGTCCGGCCCGGTGGGCGTGAAAGGCGCGGAGCCGGGCGACCTGCTGGTGGTGGACCTGCTTGACGTGGGCGCGCGCCCGGATTCGCAGTGGGGTTTCAATGGCTTCTTTGCGAAGTCGAATGGCGGCGGCTTCCTGACCGATCATTTTCCGCATGCGCAGAAGTCGATCTGGGATTTTCACGGCCTTTATACAAGTTCGCGGCACGTGCCGGGCGTGAACTTCGCCGGGCTGATTCATCCCGGGCTGATCGGCTGCCTGCCCGATCCCAAGATGCTCGAAACATGGAATGCGCGCGAAGCGGCGTTGATCGCCACCGAGCCCACGCGCGTGCCGCCGCTGGCGAACCCGCCGTTCGCCGCTACCGCGCACATGGGCAAGCTGGCCGGCGACGCGAAGGCACAAGCGGCCGCGCACGGCGCACGCACGGTGCCGCCGCGCGAGCATGGCGGCAATTGCGACATCAAGGATCTGTCGCGCGGCTCGAAGGTGTATTTCCCCGTCTACGTGGATGGCGCGGGTCTTTCGGTGGGCGATCTGCACTTTAGCCAGGGTGACGGCGAAATCACGTTCTGCGGCGCGATTGAAATGGCCGGCTGGGTGCATATGCGGGTCAATCTGATCAAGGGTGGCGTCGAGAAATACGGCATCCGCAATCCGGTCTTCAAGCCGAGCCCGATTACGCCGAACTACAACGACTACCTGATCTTCGAAGGTATCTCGGTCGACGAGAGCGGCAAGCAGCATTACCTCGACGTACACATCGCTTACCGGCAGGCTTGCCTCAATGCGATCGAGTATCTGAAGAAATTCGGCTATTCAGGCGCACAAGCTTATGCGTTGCTGGGCACAGCGCCGGTGCAGGGGCATATCAGCGGCGTCGTCGATATTCCAAACGCGTGTGCGACGTTGTGGCTGCCGACGCAGATCTTCGATTTCGATATTCGTCCGAATGCGCAGGGTCCGATAAAGCATGTACCGGGCGGAGTGGATGTGCCGCTTTCGTACGACCTCGCGCGGTCCTGA
- the urtB gene encoding urea ABC transporter permease subunit UrtB: MSATDIFNITLMQGFAGLSLFSVLLLMGLGLAVIFGQMGVINMAHGEFMTIGAYTVYLFSLFAQNVWHAFAPMYFFFAIVAAFFIAFAAGWLAEWALIRHLYRRPLDTLLATWGLSLGMQQVFRSTFGPKEVSPALPDWLMGSWEPAPGLDIPVSGMFVMGLALLMTGGLLLALYRSRWGLRVRATVVNRPMANAAGINTKLTDRVTFAIGCGVAGVAGAAFTAIGSTGPTSGSLYIVDSFLVVTFGGAASLLGTVASAFGIAQTQSISEFFLSGSTARVLTLLTVVIILMLRPQGLFASKVRRA; the protein is encoded by the coding sequence ATGTCAGCAACCGACATTTTCAACATCACGTTGATGCAGGGTTTCGCCGGCTTGAGCCTGTTCAGCGTGCTGCTGCTGATGGGGCTCGGGCTCGCCGTGATTTTCGGCCAGATGGGCGTGATCAATATGGCGCACGGCGAGTTCATGACGATCGGCGCGTACACCGTGTATCTGTTTTCGCTGTTCGCGCAGAACGTGTGGCACGCGTTCGCGCCGATGTACTTCTTCTTCGCGATCGTGGCTGCGTTCTTTATTGCGTTCGCGGCGGGCTGGCTTGCGGAGTGGGCGCTGATCCGGCATCTGTACCGGCGTCCGCTCGATACGCTGCTGGCTACATGGGGTTTGAGCCTCGGCATGCAGCAGGTGTTCCGCTCGACCTTCGGCCCGAAGGAAGTCAGTCCCGCGCTGCCCGACTGGCTGATGGGCTCGTGGGAGCCGGCGCCGGGCCTCGATATCCCGGTGAGCGGCATGTTCGTGATGGGCCTCGCGCTGCTGATGACCGGCGGCCTGCTGCTTGCGCTGTACCGCTCGCGCTGGGGGCTGCGGGTGCGGGCCACGGTCGTGAACCGGCCGATGGCCAACGCCGCCGGCATCAATACGAAGCTGACCGACCGCGTGACCTTTGCCATCGGTTGCGGCGTGGCCGGTGTGGCAGGCGCTGCCTTCACGGCAATCGGCTCGACGGGGCCGACCAGCGGCTCGCTGTACATCGTCGATTCATTTCTGGTGGTGACCTTCGGCGGTGCCGCGAGTCTGCTCGGCACGGTTGCATCGGCTTTCGGCATTGCGCAGACCCAGTCGATCAGCGAGTTCTTTCTGTCGGGCTCGACTGCGCGCGTGCTGACATTGTTGACGGTCGTGATCATTTTGATGTTGCGTCCGCAAGGGCTTTTCGCTTCGAAGGTGCGGCGCGCATGA